The following is a genomic window from bacterium.
CAGGCAGAACAGCAGGGCCAGCCCCAGGGTGCGGGCCAGACAGAAAAAGGCAGCAATATCCCTTTTCATTCAAATCCTCCATTGTTTGATCTTTTATGCCAGGCAAGATTTGTTACCGGACCAGACACACTGGAACAGCTACGGTATCGTGCGAGGGGGGGGACAGACAGACACGATAAGTCAAATCCCGATATAAGCTTCAGAAATCAACACCTTTACATTCTCAACGAATAGTCCGCCTCTCCATTAACCGCCACATCAATATATATTACCGCAATCAATATGCCAAGTTTTTGTGAATGCATTTTTACCGTTGCATTATTGAGCGGATGGCGACAATTGGCCCACTTCATGCACCTGAGTTCAGCGCCGGTCTTTTTGCTTGCCCAAAGAGCGGGCCGGCGGTAGTTTTATAGTTTATCCAGAGCCGTTGAAGTCCTTCTTTTTCAGGTGATTGGCCCATGGCGCGCAGCGAGACCCAGCCGCAGAATGTAACGATCAAGCACCGCCCGGTGTTCATGCTCCCCAGCCGCTTCAGCTCGCGGGCGCTGTTCGGCCTCACCATGGTGCTCTGCCTCCTGCTGGCCGGCTATTTCCTGTACACTCGCAGCCTGGTGCGTCAGCTGGAGCGGGATGAGGACGCCCTGAGCAAGGCCTACGCCAGGTTCATGGTCAACGCCATGAACCCCAAGACCGGCCTGGAGGACCCCGACCTCATCCGCAAGTTCATCCAGAGCGGCGAGGACACCGAGGTGCTGCGCGAGTGCCTGAGCGAGGTCAACAACCCGGTGATCGTGACCGACTCGACCGGCAAGGCCCTGATCGTGCTGTCGGTCAACGTGCCGTTCAACTACCCCAACGACAACCCCGAGGCCCAGACACGGATCGAGCCGATAATCCATCGCATGGACCGCGACAACCGGCCGTTCCCGATCTACAACCCCTCCTCGCTGGACGTGCAGTACGTGATCCACTACGGCGACCCGCCGGCCCTGGTGCGCTTGAGGGTGATGCCGCTCTACCTGGGGTTTCTGCTGGCCGTGTTCGTGATCACCGCGTTCTGGCTCCTGCGCCGTCAGGCCCGCACCGAGCGCGGGCTGATCTGGGCCGGGATGGCGCGCGAGAGCGCCCATCAGCTCGGCACGCCCCTGTCCAGCCTGCACGGCTGGCTGGAGCTGCTCAAGGTCAACCTGCAGGACGAGGCCGGGGTGACGGTCAAAGCCGCGCCCGCCGCCGGCCCGACCGATCCGGACAACAGCGATATCATGCTCGGCATGGCCCAGGATATCGAGCGCCTGTCCAAGGTAGCCAACCGTTTCGAGCTGATCGGCCGGCGCAGCAGCTACCAGCAGCTCCAGCTCGAAACCGTGCTGCTCGACACGGAGCGCTATTTCCAGGCCCGCCTGCCCAAGCGCGGCACCCGGATACAGCTCAAGGTGCACATCGAGAAGCTCCCCCCGGTGCGCGGCAACGCCACGCTTCTGGAGTGGGCCTTCGAAAACCTGATCAAGAACAGCATCGACGCGCTCACCGGCCGCGGCGGGGTGATCGAGGTCAAGGCGGTCTACGACCGCGAGCGCGACGAGGTGGATGTCACAGTCAGCGACAACGGCCCGGGGATCGCGCGGGACGTGCGGCGGCACATTTTCGAGACCGGGGTCACCACCAAGGCCAAGGGTTGGGGAGTCGGCCTGGCCCTGGTGCGGCGGATCGTGGAGGAAAACCACGGCGGCCGGATCGTGCTGACCCATTCGAGCCAGGACAAGGGAGCCACTTTCCTGGTCTGCCTGCCCGCGGCCCCGCATTGAGACTGGTGTCGGTAATTACGGAACGGATTCGAGACAGAAGAGAGGCCGATGACAGATCTGCTTGAACAGTTGAACGAACCCCAGCGCCAGGCGGTCACCACAACCGAGGGACCGCTGCTGGTGCTGGCCGGGGCGGGCAGCGGCAAAACCCGCGTGCTCACCCAGCGCATCGCCTACCTGGTGCGCAATAACGGAGTACCGCCGGGACGGATCCTGGCGCTGACCTTTACCAACAAGGCCGCCGGCGAGATGAAAGCCCGCGTGGAACGGCTCCTGGGCGGCGAGACCCGCCTCTGGATCGGCACGTTCCACAGCGTGTTCGCCCGTATCCTGCGCCAGCACGCCGAGGCCCTGGGCTACAACCGCAACTACAGTATCTACGATAGTGATGACAGCGAGCGCCTGGTCAAGAAAATCCTGAAGAGCAGCCCCCTGGACCTGGGCAACCTGACGCCCGGACGGGTGCGGCACGCGATCAGCCGCTTCAAGAACGACCTGCGCACGCCCGAGGAGGTGCTGGCGGCTCCGCACCACCTTCTGGAGCGCAAGCTGGCCGAGGTTTACAAGGCCTACGCCGCCGAGCTGAAAGCCAGCAACAGCATGGATTTCGACGACCTGATCCTCAAGCCC
Proteins encoded in this region:
- a CDS encoding HAMP domain-containing histidine kinase, which encodes MARSETQPQNVTIKHRPVFMLPSRFSSRALFGLTMVLCLLLAGYFLYTRSLVRQLERDEDALSKAYARFMVNAMNPKTGLEDPDLIRKFIQSGEDTEVLRECLSEVNNPVIVTDSTGKALIVLSVNVPFNYPNDNPEAQTRIEPIIHRMDRDNRPFPIYNPSSLDVQYVIHYGDPPALVRLRVMPLYLGFLLAVFVITAFWLLRRQARTERGLIWAGMARESAHQLGTPLSSLHGWLELLKVNLQDEAGVTVKAAPAAGPTDPDNSDIMLGMAQDIERLSKVANRFELIGRRSSYQQLQLETVLLDTERYFQARLPKRGTRIQLKVHIEKLPPVRGNATLLEWAFENLIKNSIDALTGRGGVIEVKAVYDRERDEVDVTVSDNGPGIARDVRRHIFETGVTTKAKGWGVGLALVRRIVEENHGGRIVLTHSSQDKGATFLVCLPAAPH